From a single Larus michahellis chromosome 18, bLarMic1.1, whole genome shotgun sequence genomic region:
- the LOC141732678 gene encoding feather keratin Cos1-1/Cos1-3/Cos2-1-like, giving the protein MSCYDQCQPCQPCQPCGPIPLANSCNEPCVRQCQNSTVIIEPPGVMVTLPGPILSSFPQNTVVGSSTSAAVGSILSCDGVPITSGCCDLSCISSSYCGSRCPPC; this is encoded by the coding sequence atgtcctgctatgaccagtgccagccctgccaaccctgccagccctgtggcccgatcccactggccaacagctgcaatgagccctgtgtcaggcagtgccagaactccaccgtcaTAATTGAGCCTCCTGGTGTGatggtgaccctgcctggacccatcctcagctccttcccacagaacaccgttgtgggatcctccacctctgctgccgttggcagcatcctcagctgtgatggagtgcccatcacctctgggtgctgtgacctttCCTGCATTTCCAGCAGCTACTGTGGCAGCAGATGTCCCCCCTGCTAA